The following are encoded in a window of Xyrauchen texanus isolate HMW12.3.18 chromosome 42, RBS_HiC_50CHRs, whole genome shotgun sequence genomic DNA:
- the LOC127634824 gene encoding putative RNA-binding protein Luc7-like 1 isoform X1, protein MSAQAQMRALLDQLMGTSRDGDESRQRVKFTDDRVCKSHLLNCCPHDILSGTRMDLGECSKIHDLALRADYEIASKERDLFFELDAVDHLESFIADCDRRTELAKKRLAETQEEISAEVAQKAEKVHELNEEIGKLLAKAEQLGAEGNVDEAQKILQEVEKVRIKKKDAEEEYRNSMPASSFQQQKLRVCEVCSAYLGLHDNDRRLADHFGGKLHLGFIQIREKLEQLKKTVQEKQEKRNQERLKRREEREREEKMKKRTRSRSRERKRSRSRDRERRRKRSRSVSREKQRSRSKERDRRRRHRSRSRSRSRHSREQSHKSSRDRDRERDGKRGSSERRSDGLNGRTESRRHDDREAGEI, encoded by the exons GAGATGAATCGAGACAGAGAGTTAAGTTCACAGACGATCGCGTCTGCAAATCGCACCTGCTCAACTGCTGCCCGCATGACATCCTCTCTGGAACG CGCATGGACCTTGGAGAATGCTCTAAGATCCATGACCTGGCACTGAGAGCCGACTATGAGATCGCCTCTAAAGAAAGAGACCTGTTCTTTGAACTAGAC GCGGTGGATCACTTGGAGTCCTTTATTGCTGACTGCGACCGCAGGACCGAGTTGGCCAAGAAACGTCTTGCTGAGACGCAGGAAGAGATCAGCGCTGAGGTCGCCCAAAAG GCAGAAAAAGTTCACGAGTTAAACGAGGAGATCGGGAAACTCCTGGCGAAGGCTGAGCAGCTCGGCGCTGAGGGAAATGTGGATGAAGCCCAGAAAATTCTACAGGAGGTCGAAAAAGTCCGAATTAAGAAGAAGGATGCAGAG GAGGAGTACAGGAACTCTATGCCTGCTTCCAGTTTCCAGCAGCAGAAGTTGCGCGTCTGTGAGGTGTGCTCCGCCTACCTGGGTCTCCATGACAACGACCGGCGCCTCGCCGACCACTTTGGTGGCAAACTTCACCTGGGCTTCATTCAAATCAGAGAGAAGTTGGAGCAGCTAAAG AAAACGGTGCAGGAAAAACAGGAGAAGCGAAACCAGGAGCGACtgaagaggagagaagagagggagagagaggagaaaatgAAAAAGCG GACGAGGTCACGCAGCCGAGAGCGCAAGAG GTCTCGTTCTCGTGACCGTGAACGCAGGCGGAAACGTTCTCGCTCTGTGTCTCGGGAGAAGCAGCGTTCTCGCTCCAAAGAGCGAGACAGACGCCGACGGCACCGTTCCCGCTCCAGATCCCGCTCACGGCACAGCCGAGAACAATCACACAA ATCTTCACGGGACCGCGATCGCGAGCGTGACGGCAAGCGTGGATCATCCGAGCGGAGATCAGACGGGCTGAACGGGAGGACAGAATCTCGCCGCCATGATGACAGAGAAGCCGGAGAGATCTGA
- the LOC127634825 gene encoding E3 ubiquitin-protein ligase CHIP-like yields the protein MSSSPEKSSSAQELKEQGNRLFLSRKYQEAATCYSKAINRNPSVAVYYTNRALCFVKLQQHDKALADCKHALELDSQSVKAHFFLGQCQLELENYEEAIGNLQRACNLAKEQRLNFGDDIPSALRIAKKKRWNSIEEKRINQENELHAYLTKLILAEKERETEDSRLKESEDSQSGSEIIKIKSKHDKYLMDMDELFSQSDEKRKKREIPDYLCGKISFELMREPCITPSGITYDRKDIEEHLQRVGHFDPVTRSSLTQDQLIPNLAMKEVIDAFIQENGWVEDY from the exons ATGTCCAGCAGTCCGGAGAAAAGCTCTTCGGCACAGGAGCTCAAGGAGCAGGGCAACCGTCTGTTCCTCAGCCGCAAATACCAGGAGGCCGCAACCTGCTACAGCAAAGCCATT AATCGGAATCCCTCAGTGGCCGTGTACTACACTAACAGAGCGCTATGCTTCGTGAAGCTACAGCAGCATGACAAGGCATTAGCCGATTGTAAACATGCCCTCGAGCTTGACAGCCAATCAGTGAAGGCGCACTTTTTCCTGGGCCAATGTCAGCTAGAGCTGGAGAACTATGAAGAGGCCATTGGCAACTTGCAgagag CCTGTAACCTGGCGAAGGAACAACGTCTGAATTTTGGGGACGATATTCCAAGTGCTCTTCGCATCGCCAAGAAGAAACGCTGGAACAGCATAGAAGAGAAGCGAATCAACCAAGAAAACGAGCTGCACGCTTATCTCACCAAACTCATCCTGGCCGAGAAAGAGAG AGAAACGGAGGACTCCAGATTGAAAGAATCAGAGGATAGTCAGAGTGGAAGCGAGATTATCAAAATCAAATCTAAACAC GATAAATATTTGATGGACATGGATGAGCTTTTCTCTCAATCAGATGAAAAGAGGAAG AAGCGAGAGATCCCAGACTACTTGTGTGGAAAGATCAGTTTTGAGCTGATGAGAGAACCCTGCATTACGCCCAGCGGCATAACCTACGACCGCAAGGACATAGAGGAGCATCTACAG cgtGTCGGTCATTTTGACCCGGTTACCCGCAGCTCACTGACACAAGATCAGCTGATACCCAATCTGGCCATGAAGGAAGTGATCGATGCTTTCATCCAGGAGAACGGCTGGGTGGAGGactactaa
- the LOC127634824 gene encoding putative RNA-binding protein Luc7-like 1 isoform X2, translated as MDLGECSKIHDLALRADYEIASKERDLFFELDAVDHLESFIADCDRRTELAKKRLAETQEEISAEVAQKAEKVHELNEEIGKLLAKAEQLGAEGNVDEAQKILQEVEKVRIKKKDAEEEYRNSMPASSFQQQKLRVCEVCSAYLGLHDNDRRLADHFGGKLHLGFIQIREKLEQLKKTVQEKQEKRNQERLKRREEREREEKMKKRTRSRSRERKRSRSRDRERRRKRSRSVSREKQRSRSKERDRRRRHRSRSRSRSRHSREQSHKSSRDRDRERDGKRGSSERRSDGLNGRTESRRHDDREAGEI; from the exons ATGGACCTTGGAGAATGCTCTAAGATCCATGACCTGGCACTGAGAGCCGACTATGAGATCGCCTCTAAAGAAAGAGACCTGTTCTTTGAACTAGAC GCGGTGGATCACTTGGAGTCCTTTATTGCTGACTGCGACCGCAGGACCGAGTTGGCCAAGAAACGTCTTGCTGAGACGCAGGAAGAGATCAGCGCTGAGGTCGCCCAAAAG GCAGAAAAAGTTCACGAGTTAAACGAGGAGATCGGGAAACTCCTGGCGAAGGCTGAGCAGCTCGGCGCTGAGGGAAATGTGGATGAAGCCCAGAAAATTCTACAGGAGGTCGAAAAAGTCCGAATTAAGAAGAAGGATGCAGAG GAGGAGTACAGGAACTCTATGCCTGCTTCCAGTTTCCAGCAGCAGAAGTTGCGCGTCTGTGAGGTGTGCTCCGCCTACCTGGGTCTCCATGACAACGACCGGCGCCTCGCCGACCACTTTGGTGGCAAACTTCACCTGGGCTTCATTCAAATCAGAGAGAAGTTGGAGCAGCTAAAG AAAACGGTGCAGGAAAAACAGGAGAAGCGAAACCAGGAGCGACtgaagaggagagaagagagggagagagaggagaaaatgAAAAAGCG GACGAGGTCACGCAGCCGAGAGCGCAAGAG GTCTCGTTCTCGTGACCGTGAACGCAGGCGGAAACGTTCTCGCTCTGTGTCTCGGGAGAAGCAGCGTTCTCGCTCCAAAGAGCGAGACAGACGCCGACGGCACCGTTCCCGCTCCAGATCCCGCTCACGGCACAGCCGAGAACAATCACACAA ATCTTCACGGGACCGCGATCGCGAGCGTGACGGCAAGCGTGGATCATCCGAGCGGAGATCAGACGGGCTGAACGGGAGGACAGAATCTCGCCGCCATGATGACAGAGAAGCCGGAGAGATCTGA